TAGTTGCGCACGAGCCGCACCACCTTGGCCCGCGGGTGCTTCTGGGTGAACCCCAGCAGGTGACGAGGGCTGGCGCCCGTGAAGGAGTAGATGGTCTGGGTGGGGTCGCCCACGACGCAGACGTCGTCGCGCTCCCCCACCCACAGGTCGAGCAGGCGCTGCTGGAGGGCGTTGACGTCCTGGTACTCGTCGACGACGAAGTGGCGGTACTGCTGGCGCACCGTGCGCGCGATGTCGTCGTGCTCGGCGAGGATGCCCACCGTCACCAGCAGCACGTCCTCGAAGTCGATGACGCCCCGGTCGGCCTTGACCTCCTCGTAGACCTCGAGGAGTCGAGCCATCCCGGTGGCGTCGATGCCCGGGGGCTCGCGGCGCGCGGCGGTGGCGGCCGCGGCATACGTCTCGGGGGTGAGCATGTTGACCTTGGCCCACTCCACCTCCGCGGCGAGGTCGCGGATGCCGGTGCGGTCGAACTGCAGCCGCAGCGACGCCGCGGCCTGCGCCACGGCGGGCGCCTTGTGGCTCATCACCTCGGGCGCCGCCCCGCCGACGGCCTGGGGCCAGAAGTAGTGGAGCTGGCGCAGCGCAGCGGCGTGGAAGGTGCGGGCCTGCACGCCACCGACGCCGAGGTCGCGCAGCCGGGTGCGCATCTCACCGGCCGCACGCGCCGTGAAGGTCACGGCCAGCACCCGCTGCGGCTGGTAGGCGCCGGCGAGGACGCCGTAGGCGATGCGGTGGGTGATCGCCCTGGTCTTGCCGGTGCCGGCCCCGGCCAGCACGCACATCGGCCCCAGCGGGCTCGCCGCCACCTCGCGCTGCTCGGGGTCGAGCGCGGCCAGGACGGCGTCGGCGGAGGGATGGGTGGGGAGGGCGGGGCTGGTCGTCGACATCGCAGGTGAGTCTCTCAGACCTCCCCGACGGAGCTCGATCGGGAAGTTTTGAGAGGATTGCGGCGTTGACTCCCCTGTTAATTGACCCCTCAACGAGAGTTGGCCCATGACCATCGAGGCTCCCGCTGCCGGCACCGTCACCATGTTCACGACGTCGTGGTGCGGCTACTGCGTCCGGCTCAAGTCCCAGATGAACCGGGAGGGCATCGACTTCACCGAGGTGAACATCGAGGAGCACCCGCAGAGCGCGGAGTTCGTCATGAAGGTCAACGGCGGCAACCAGACCGTCCCGACCCTGCTCTTCCCCGACGGCTCGGCGGCCACCAACCCCTCGATCAACGAGGTCAAGGCGCGCCTGTCCTGAGCCCTCAGGGGCGGCCCGGCACCTCCTGCCCCAGCCAGTGCTCGATGAGGCTGCGGGCGATCGACAGCCGCGGCGGGATGCCCGTGCTGCCCCCTGCCAGCTCGGCCAGCAGCTCCTCGCGGGTGACCCAGCGGGCCTCGGCGATCTCGCCCTCCTGCAGTGTCAGGTCGGTGTCGAGGGCCCGGGCCG
This Knoellia sp. p5-6-4 DNA region includes the following protein-coding sequences:
- a CDS encoding mycoredoxin, which translates into the protein MTIEAPAAGTVTMFTTSWCGYCVRLKSQMNREGIDFTEVNIEEHPQSAEFVMKVNGGNQTVPTLLFPDGSAATNPSINEVKARLS